The following coding sequences lie in one Danio rerio strain Tuebingen ecotype United States chromosome 3, GRCz12tu, whole genome shotgun sequence genomic window:
- the coa3b gene encoding cytochrome C oxidase assembly factor 3b isoform X1, protein MNTEKEWKQKTRDACSAEPKSLTPLQKQMLKRQQELEYWKLHSKQVRRCNLITGLTIGAFVVGLFSYTILSVKQEKIIDEIDEEAKTFIMKGPRTGANS, encoded by the exons ATGAACACGGAAAAAGAATGGAAGcaaaag ACTCGGGACGCGTGTTCAGCAGAGCCCAAATCTTTGACACCTTTACAGAAACAGATGCTTAAAAGACAGCAGGAGTTGGAATACTGGAAGCTGCACTCAAAACAAGTCCGAAGATGTAATTTAATCACGGGCCTGACCATCGGAGCCTTTGTGGTGGGCCTCT TCAGCTACACCATCCTCTCAGTCAAACAGGAGAAAATCATAGACGAGATTGATGAAGAGGCGAAGACCTTCATCATGAAGGGTCCTCGGACAGGGGCGAACTCTTAA
- the coa3b gene encoding cytochrome C oxidase assembly factor 3b: protein MYKRYRKERRRRRTSLNEHGKRMEAKTRDACSAEPKSLTPLQKQMLKRQQELEYWKLHSKQVRRCNLITGLTIGAFVVGLFSYTILSVKQEKIIDEIDEEAKTFIMKGPRTGANS, encoded by the exons ATGTACAAACGGTACAGAAAGGAACGAAGAAGAAGACGAACGTCACTGAATGAACACGGAAAAAGAATGGAAGc aaagACTCGGGACGCGTGTTCAGCAGAGCCCAAATCTTTGACACCTTTACAGAAACAGATGCTTAAAAGACAGCAGGAGTTGGAATACTGGAAGCTGCACTCAAAACAAGTCCGAAGATGTAATTTAATCACGGGCCTGACCATCGGAGCCTTTGTGGTGGGCCTCT TCAGCTACACCATCCTCTCAGTCAAACAGGAGAAAATCATAGACGAGATTGATGAAGAGGCGAAGACCTTCATCATGAAGGGTCCTCGGACAGGGGCGAACTCTTAA